CGGGCTGaggcgccgccgccggcggcgggagcgcggcgcggcggggacACGGCGCCCGGGACGCCGGGGGGCGGGAAGGACCCGCCGTGGAGGGGGCACTGCTCTGCTCGCCCGCACCCACGGCCagcggcacggcacggcacggcacggctcggctcTGCTCGGCTctgctcggctcggctcggcacggctcggcaGGGCCCGCCTGGCGGGGGGCCGTCAGAGCGGGGCGGCTTCCCCGCACcgagcccggcccggcgcccccggccccccgcagcccccgcgctgcccggccGAGGGGAGGCGGCTCGGCAGCCCCGGGCGCGCAGGGCACCCGTCCCCCCGCGGGGGCCGGCtccgcggcggcgggagcggggcagtTGCGGGAGAGGGTGTCGGCCGACCGGCCCGAGGGGAGGCACGTCGACCTGCGGGACTCGCCCTCCGCCCCGCTGAGCCTGCGGGATTGGGCAGTCGCAGTCCCGGAGAAGCCACGCTGTGCGGGGCGCCCCGGCGCGGCTGGGAGTGGGTGCCCGTCCTGGGCCCgagggggcggcccggccgccccggggGAAGTTCCTGGGCACCGGGAAGCGGCGAGGCCCCAGAAAAGCGGCCGGATTTACACCGAGTGCCACATCCCGCGTTATCGAACACGACACGCTGCAGTAAAACACATAAGTAGACAAACCAAGAGAATCCATTTAGAACAGTTAACACAGCCTGACTCGCTCACAAGCACACAGTGGGGGGAGACAATCTAATTTCCCTCAAATCCATCCGAAGATTTTTTAATGTTGAGATTGTTGTTTAGATGGCATGAAAGGGTTCTttaaaagagaaggagagggggaaacCTTTCGAGCCTTTGACCATTGGCCTGTATTCTTGTTGCCTCCTCGATTTTCGTGTTCCATAAGGCCAGGttggaggggggggagggggcgcggggggggggggtataATGGAAAATATGCCACTGCTCTTGCAAATACATACGTATGTATAAagaggaaatgtgtttttctctccctccacaCATGTGCATGCTTTTGGCTATCTGTAGAGAGAAGAGATCCTGAGCCTTTTTAAGACAGGCAGAGCGAGCCAATCCAAAAAGTCTTTACTCGAGCAAAACCGCCACTGAACATAATAGCAGGTTATTGCCAACCTGTCTTCAGTACTTATTAATCGCCCAGATCAAATACATCAATGGATAGCGAGAATGAAAATAGGCTGAGAACCGTCTGTCGCCCTTTCAAGGGCAACGAAAACGCAGTAGTGACACCAGGTCTGAACGCAACAGCGTGCTCCGTAAcctggagagagggaggaggtgggcCGGGAAGTGGGTGTGTAAGAGGAAAATTGCCATTGTCAGGAAAACTAAATGTAATTTTAGGTGGCCCACATCTCGAGATGAGTAAATAAGCCATGGATCTCCTTTGCCTCCTTCCGTCTCCAGGGCTATTGTATTCCCAGAGAAACGGCGAGGGCAGGCGAGTGCCAGCCCTGCACGTGCGGGGTGACCCGGGGGAgcaggggctcagccagccgccgggccggggccgccctgGGGTCCCCCTTCCCCCGCTCCtaccggggcggggggcgcgggggcggcggccccCCTTCCCGCAGCCCGTCTCACCTCTGCCCAGTTTGTTACAAACCTCGTGGCGTGGATCTGCCTCCTCGGGCTTCGACGCGATCGTCGGGGTCCTCCGGGGGAAACGCGCAGGCCGCTTCCCGGGACGTGGTCTCCCAGGGgatggaggggtgggggagccGAGGGGCACCAGAATCTCTGCGTGCCCTTTACTTCCACGGGCGTGTGGACCCGCGCACGCCAGTGCCGTGTAGCTGCCCGGTGTGCGTGCATCTGTGCCCGTGACTTTcggggggagcggggaaggctccccagctgctctccccacTTCAGCCCCCGCTGTCGCGCTCCCCCCGGCGCGCAGTGCCGGGCAGAGGCTGCTCGCTGCGGccgccgggggcggcggggcggaggcGGCAGGGACCgagccccggggccgcggcgggcggcgggcggtggGGGCGGCCCGCTCGCACGGCTCTGCTGCCGGCCGACTGCCGAGGCCAGAGctctgggagcagggggaggcaggggagggatCCCGCGCTCTATTCCAGCTATTTCCAGAGCTCGGGAGCCCGGTAAACAAAATGCTCTTGCTATCTCCTTGTGCAGATAAGGCGAGAAGTGGCTTTCTTTAATAATATGATTGAAATGTTAGGGGTATGATGCCACCTCGTTAGTAATATTGGCTTTGCATGCAGAGCACAATCCCATCCCTCTAGACTGCTTAGCCAAAACAGAGCGTAAACTCTGTAATTAGTAACGTGTTCCATCATTAAAGAGCCCTGCTGAGAATTTCTATTTAATAATGGTCTTAAATTAGTTATGATGGTAAATACTCATCTGGAAATTCAACATCTAAAACCATCTACAATCTGGAAATGCTCCAGTGTTGCTGTAATCTCCTGTAACACAGAAATGACTATCACATTCAACCATCGCATTAGAAAGTCGCCGTACCGTTTGGTCCACGAATATACAGTATGGATGTGTTAATTAGGTTAACCCATACACTGTCTGCTTcacaaatatttagaaataaacaaTGAAAGCTCCTTTTTAATACGATACAGGCGaggaagcgggggggggggggggggggcggattTGATCCTCGCAGTCGGAAAGTCTTTTGTCTTCAGATAAGGTGGAACTACAACATCCTCGGGCCTCAGAGTTCACCAGCTCACAGCCACGGACACGCACCCACCGGCCCGCACCCGCTCCCGTTCCCgcgcgcgcccgccgccccggccgctCTCAGCGGCTCCCCGCGACGCGCAGCGGCAAGCACCCACGGCTCCTCCCGCAGAACGTGGCTGGTGTCGCTCGCCCCTCGGCTCAGGCAGATCGATTCGTACCACACATTGTCGTGTCCCCCCGTCCTCCCCCCTTAAACTGAAAACAGCTCGCCCCTTCCCCGCCGTGTCCCCAACGATACAGCGGGGCTTGGCTCCGGCCATCCTGCCAagggaggtttttttaaatggtccAAGAAGGCGCAAGGAAGAGGCAGTGAAagggtaaataaataaataaagctgcCTTCCCCCCTGGCTGCCAGCGGAATAAAAGTTTCACAGATAGACTGTGATGCAGGTATAAGTCAGTCATTCAGGTACCCTTATCCCCACTGGGGATATAAAGGACAGTTAGTTGTAATAACAATAGAAAAACAGTAACTAAGATAGTTGGGGGTTATGgtaggaggggagggaggggagggaagtttatttctgtatttacctAAACGTCTAAACGTTTATCCTCTCTAGCGCTAACCTTTCATGTTTAATGAATGAATCTGCATtgcagggttgggtttttttccccctccatgtGCCGGCTAGTTTTAAATCTGCAAGCACCACAAAGAGGCCGTGATCCCATCTGCCTATGATTCCAAATTAAAGTTCAAACGGATGGCTTACACACTGCTGATCCTGTATCATAGCCTCTCGCGACCCTTCAATTACTATTTAATAGAATTACAGTGTAAAATCCCAATAGTCTTAAAGAATGTTTTATCACAGACTGAAGGGAGAGAATATACAGACACCTCCAATGTTATTGAACTGTATTACTGACCTATTTAGATATTAAAAGGGTATATTCACTGTTCTACAAGATATTACAAGAGCTGCTTTAATCTGAAAACATGCGTATGTCGACGTATATGTGCGTCCACATATATATGCGAGCGCGTGTGGACGTTATATACATTCACTCCATCCCACCAGCGGGTGCACACAGCCACGCTGCGTGGACGTGTGTGCTCACCCGtgcacacatgtacacacagcCACGCAAACACATGCACTCCTCCAGGCCCGCGTAGAAATCAGCGTGTTCTGGTAAACCGCCGCACTACTTTGTTGTTCCCAGATATTGCTGGAGAGGTTATTCCAGTAGGAAAGCAATTTTTCCTCCACTCATTGAAAAATACTCTTTAATTGACCTTATTATTAAATGAACTTCCCCTCATGAtgtttcgggggggggggggggggggaagcgcAAATATTTGCAGTAGGGTTAAATCTCCCTCTAATAGCCAGGACTGGAATTAAAGTCAGTCGCAGCCTGGCTTTAGATATTGTAAATCTTGACTTCCAGtgtagttttcttctttctttttctacctGTTCGGCAAAGGACCTGCCTGCCGCAGGGAAAGCCGATTCTACCACTTCATCTCGCTTACAGCCAGGCGATTCTAACCAGACATTTACAGCTACCCTTTATTTTTTCGTTACtcttttgcatctttcttctcttgcagaTCGCGAGGTGCTGAGCCACTTTGAAGCCTCCTGGTCTGAAAACACCTtgcttccaaaataaaaaaaaaagaacagcgctgaaaacaaaacctcgCAGCCGTCCCTCCCCCAGACACAGCAACACAAATCCCTTCAGTATCATTTAATCATTGCTCTATCCCGACAGCCCCTGCCTTTTGTCGTTACCGTGCCAGAAGAGAATATTTAGCACCATCATCGGTAACATCCTGGGTACTTTCACTTCCCAACTCTTTTCACCTCGTCGCCCCGtcgccacccccaccccaccccccaccccccccccgctttcTCCATCTCAGTTTGCAGCCGGGTGGCTCGGttcatttccccctttttttat
This genomic interval from Falco cherrug isolate bFalChe1 chromosome 13, bFalChe1.pri, whole genome shotgun sequence contains the following:
- the LOC129737289 gene encoding translation initiation factor IF-2-like, yielding MRLLPRPEVKRNVDVGALSSGLGSRPAAEPCERAAPTARRPPRPRGSVPAASAPPPPAAAASSLCPALRAGGSATAGAEVGRAAGEPSPLPPKVTGTDARTPGSYTALACAGPHARGSKGHAEILVPLGSPTPPSPGRPRPGKRPARFPRRTPTIASKPEEADPRHEEYMEVGRCGVRRLAYQMQKYLVRINIYIPLTYSRLPGVTVFYVLHPLSLPLLHSVLEFCTNTYELFFERKIRERGRRRRKTG